In Beutenbergia cavernae DSM 12333, the DNA window CGGAGCCCGACCCGGCGTACCTGGACGCGGTCGCGCTCATCGAGAGGGTGTGGACCGACAGCTCGATCGTCCGGGTCGAGCAGATCGGCGAGGTCGCGGGCCTGTCCGCGCGGAGCGTGCAGCGGATGTTCCGCCGGTACGTCGGGGTGGGCCCGAAGTGGGTGCTCGTGCGGGCGCGTCTCCGGGACGCCGCCGCGCGGCTGGACGGCGAGGGCGAGGCGTCCGTGTCGCTCGCGGACCTCGCCGCCGAGCTCGGCTGGGCCGATCAGTCGCATCTCGTGCGTGACTTCCGCCGGCAGCTCGGGACCACGCCGGGGCGGTACGCGCGCGATGCGCGGGCCGCGCCGACCACCTGAGCGAGCGGGCGCCGTCGTCGTCGAGATTCAGGCGTCGCGGCTCGCCCCGCCGCCGACGGGCGGCAGCGACGACCACGGGAACATGATCCAGCGGTCGGTCTCGCGCCAGCTGTAGTCCGGCTGGATCACCGACTGCGGCTTCGTGTACAGGACGGCGGATCGTGCCTCCGCGCCGTGGGAGCGCATCAGGTCCATGACGAGGGCGAGCGTGCGGCCGGAGTCGGCGACGTCGTCGACCACGAGCGCGCGGCGACCTGCGAGGTGCGACGTGTCCATGAGCGGCGGCAGCACGACCGGGTCCGGGAGCGTCTCGCCGACGGCCGTGTAGAACTCGACGTTGAGCGTGCCCATGGCCTTCGTGTCGAGCGCGTACGCGACGGCGCCCGCGGGCACGAGACCGCCGCGGGCGACGGCGATGACGACGTCGGGCGTCCAGCCGTCGTCGAGCACGGCGCGCGCGAGGGCGCGGGCGGCGTGCCCGAACTCCGGCCAGGTGAGGACCTCGCGGTCGGGATGGTCGTCGGGCGTCGGGAAGCTCTCCACGGCGTCAGCGTAGGTGCAGCGGGCCGTGTCCCCCGTCGCCGCACAACCGTCCTAGGCTCGTGCCTCGTGCAGTCATCCACGAAGCAGGCACTCATCGTCCGCGGCGGCTGGGACGGGCACAGCCCCGTCGCCACCACCGACCTCGCCGCCGCCGCCCTGACCGACCACGGGTACGCCGTCGTCGTCTCCGACACGCTCGACGCCTATCTCGACGCCGACGCGCTCGCGGCCACGGACCTGATCGTCCAGTGCTGGACGATGGGCGAGATCACCGGCGACCAGGTCGCCGGCCTGCGCGCCGCCGTCGCCGCCGGTACCGGGCTCGCGGGCTGGCACGGCGGGATCGCCGACGCCTTCCGCGCGACGCCGGAGTACCTCCAGCTGGTCGGCGGGCAGTTCGTCGCGCACCCGGGCGGCATCGTCGACCACAGCATCGAGGTCGCGCCGGAGCGGGCGGACCACCCGATCGTGGCCGGCTTCACGTCCGTCGCGCTGACGACGGAGCAGTACTGGGTGCTGAGCGACGCCCGCAACGACGTGCTCGCGACGACGACGCTCGCGCCGTCGCCCGGCGGGGAGTGGACGGAGCCGTTCGTCTCGCCGGCCGTGTGGACGCGCACGTGGGGTGCCGGCCGGGTGTTCGTGTGCACGGCCGGCCACCAGCTCGGCGACCTCGAGACCCCCGAGATCGCCGGGATCGTGGAGCGCGGCATGCTGTGGGCGTCCCGGTGAGCGAGGGCACGGCGGCGGCTCCCGTGCCGTGGACGACGGCGTCCCTCGCCTCCCCGCTGCGGGTCGGCATCGTGGGGGCCGGCGCGATCCACCGCGCGTACACGCAGACCATGGCGAGGATGCCGGACGTGGCGATCGTCGCCGTCGCCGACCTCGATCCGGCGCGCGCCGCGGCCAGCGCCGCCGAGCATCCCGGGGTGCGCGCCTCGGGGGTGGACGAGCTGCTGGCGGCGGACGACGTCGACCTCGTCCTCAACCTCACGATCCCGGCGGCGCACGCCGAGGTGGCGTTGCGCGCGCTCGCGGCCGGCAAGCACGTGTACGGGGAGAAGCCGCTCGCGGCGAGCGTCGCGTCCGCGCACGCGATGGTCGACGCCGCCGCCGGAGCCGGCCGGGTGCTCACCTGCGCGCCCGACACGGTGCTCGGCACCGGGACGCAGACGGCGCGGCACGCGATCGCCGCCGGGACGATCGGGCGGCCGACGTCGGCGACGGCGTTCTTCACGGCGCCCGGGCACGAGCTGTGGCACCCGGACCCGGACTTCTACTACGCGCCGGGCGGCGGCCCGCTGCTCGACATGGGCCCGTACTACGTGACGGCGCTCGTCCACCTGCTCGGCCCGGTGACGAGCGTCGTCGGCGCCGCGAACCGGGCACGCGCGGAGCGCACCATCGGCAGCGGCGCGCGGGCCGGCGTGACGGTCCCCGTCGACGTGGACACCCACGTGACCGGCGTGCTGGAGCACGCGAGCGGCGCCCTGTCCACGCTCGTCATGAGCTTCGACACCTGGCGCGCCGACCTGCCGAACCTGCTCGTCCACGGCACGTCGGGCTCGCTGTCGGTGCCGGACCCGAACGGGCACGGCGGCGACGTGCGCGTCGCGGGTCCGGCGACGGACCGCGAGTGGGTCGAGGTGCCGCCGGCCGCCGGGTACGTCGGCGCCGGGCGCGGGATCGGCGTCCTGGACGCGGCGCGCGCCCTCGCGGCAGGGACCACGCCTCGGGCGAGCGACGCCGTCGCCCTCCACGTGCTCGACGTGATGGCGACGCTGCTGCAGGCGGCCCAGGGCGGCGGGCGGGCGGACGTGAGCACGACGTGCGAGGTGCCGCCGCTCGTGCCGTTGACGCCCGTCGGCTGACCGGACGCGCCGTCAGTACGTGGCGCGGCCGCCGCTGAGGTCGTACACGGCGCCGGTGGAGAAGCTGACGGCGTCGGAGGCGAGGAACGACACGAGGGCCGCGAACTCCTCGGGCCTCCCGAGCCGGCGCATCGGGATGAGGCTGCGCAGGTGCTCGAGCACCTCGGGCTCCGTGGCCGCGTTCATCGGAGTGTCGATGACGGCCGGGGCGACGGCGTTCACGAGCACGCCGGTGGTGGCGAGCTCCTTGCCGAGCGACTTGGTCAGACCGATCACGGCGGCCTTCGACGCCGAGTAGGCGCTGAGGTTCGGGTTGCCGTCCTTGCCGGCCATGCTGGCGACGTTGACGATGCGACCCCAGCCGCGCTCGACCATCCCCGGCGCGAACGCGCGGCACAGGGCGAACGTGCCGAAGACGTTGACGGCGAAGACCCGCTGCCAGTCCTCGTCGGCCACGTCCACGAGCGGGACGTTGGCGCCGATGATGCCGGCGCTGTTGACCAGGACGTCGACCGGCCCGAGGCGAGCGGCGAGGTCACGGACGGCGTCGCTGTCGGAGACGTCGAGCACGTGGTCCGCGCCCGCCGCGACGTCGACGGTGACGACGCGCAGCCCGTCGTCCGTCAGCCGC includes these proteins:
- a CDS encoding phosphoribosyltransferase; the protein is MESFPTPDDHPDREVLTWPEFGHAARALARAVLDDGWTPDVVIAVARGGLVPAGAVAYALDTKAMGTLNVEFYTAVGETLPDPVVLPPLMDTSHLAGRRALVVDDVADSGRTLALVMDLMRSHGAEARSAVLYTKPQSVIQPDYSWRETDRWIMFPWSSLPPVGGGASRDA
- a CDS encoding ThuA domain-containing protein, encoding MQSSTKQALIVRGGWDGHSPVATTDLAAAALTDHGYAVVVSDTLDAYLDADALAATDLIVQCWTMGEITGDQVAGLRAAVAAGTGLAGWHGGIADAFRATPEYLQLVGGQFVAHPGGIVDHSIEVAPERADHPIVAGFTSVALTTEQYWVLSDARNDVLATTTLAPSPGGEWTEPFVSPAVWTRTWGAGRVFVCTAGHQLGDLETPEIAGIVERGMLWASR
- a CDS encoding Gfo/Idh/MocA family protein; this translates as MSEGTAAAPVPWTTASLASPLRVGIVGAGAIHRAYTQTMARMPDVAIVAVADLDPARAAASAAEHPGVRASGVDELLAADDVDLVLNLTIPAAHAEVALRALAAGKHVYGEKPLAASVASAHAMVDAAAGAGRVLTCAPDTVLGTGTQTARHAIAAGTIGRPTSATAFFTAPGHELWHPDPDFYYAPGGGPLLDMGPYYVTALVHLLGPVTSVVGAANRARAERTIGSGARAGVTVPVDVDTHVTGVLEHASGALSTLVMSFDTWRADLPNLLVHGTSGSLSVPDPNGHGGDVRVAGPATDREWVEVPPAAGYVGAGRGIGVLDAARALAAGTTPRASDAVALHVLDVMATLLQAAQGGGRADVSTTCEVPPLVPLTPVG
- a CDS encoding SDR family NAD(P)-dependent oxidoreductase translates to MRTALVTGGASGLGSACAERLTDDGLRVVTVDVAAGADHVLDVSDSDAVRDLAARLGPVDVLVNSAGIIGANVPLVDVADEDWQRVFAVNVFGTFALCRAFAPGMVERGWGRIVNVASMAGKDGNPNLSAYSASKAAVIGLTKSLGKELATTGVLVNAVAPAVIDTPMNAATEPEVLEHLRSLIPMRRLGRPEEFAALVSFLASDAVSFSTGAVYDLSGGRATY